The Bemisia tabaci chromosome 8, PGI_BMITA_v3 genome has a segment encoding these proteins:
- the Traf6 gene encoding TNF receptor-associated factor 6 isoform X1: MDLRHTKEDDSLPQDDLKSSKAQLFDQRYECPVCLSCLKDPVLTKCGHRFCESCIHMWLEKRSKSCPIDGAALEDSDLFPDLYTKREILEQRILCPFEGCGISLPLMELDGHMTECSFKENVEPEKEKECSFKAFGCLAVLTNSEDLSKHLQSELHNHMELLVKTCSRLTQPSLAHKAQESEHFWSPSKADEESPAILPQKELIRALYERIVLLEQSNREQEAELRKSQQQVSSLSAELSVCKEHLSRIMHSGEYVWKINKFKLTLNRMLINPTYMYYSPYIYTSAYGYRFRARLNISLQNKNYLALNIHLVSGDHDATLDWPFSGQIMLAVAHPDDSLLTVKETVMSEPDLEAFKRPIKDMMNARAFGFNEFISISQVLENGYLDDDTLIIRIQVKII; encoded by the exons ATGGATCTGAGGCATACGAAGGAGGATGACTCACTCCCTCAG GATGACTTAAAATCAAGCAAAGCACAGCTGTTTGATCAGCGTTATGAATGTCCTGTATGCCTTTCCTGCTTGAAGGATCCAGTGCTCACAAAGTGTGGGCATCGTTTTTGTGAAAGCTGTATTCATATGTGGTTAGA GAAGAGGAGTAAAAGTTGTCCTATTGATGGTGCAGCCTTGGAAGATTCAGATTTGTTTCCTGACCTTTACACAAAACGTGAGATTTTAGAGCAACGGATTCTATGTCCGTTCGAGGGCTGTGGCATTTCCCTACCGCTGATGGAACTTGATGGACACATGACAGAGTGCTCCTTCAAA gaaaatgtcgAACCCGAGAAGGAAAAGGAGTGCTCATTCAAAGCTTTTGGTTGTTTAGCAGTTCTTACAAATAGTGAAGATCTTTCAAAGCACCTTCAATCAGAGCTACACAATCATATGGAA CTTCTGGTGAAGACATGCTCGAGGCTCACTCAACCTAGTTTGGCACACAAAGCTCAAGAATCGGAACATTTCTGGAGTCCTTCAAAAGCAGATGAAGAGTCACCTGCAATTCTGCCTCAAAAGGAATTGATCAG GGCTCTCTATGAAAGGATCGTGCTCCTGGAGCAAAGTAATCGTGAACAAGAGGCAGAACTGCGAAAGTCACAACAGCAAGTATCTTCACTGTCTGCTGAATTGAGTGTTTGCAAGGAGCATCTTTCTCGCATCATGCATTCGGGAGAGTATGTTTGGAAGATCAACAAGTTTAAGTTAACTCTGAATAGAATGCTCATAAATCCAACCTACATGTACTACAGTCCATACATTTACACATCTGCCTATGGGTATAG atTTCGGGCAAGATTGAATAtctccttgcaaaataaaaactaccTGGCTTTGAACATTCACCTTGTGTCAGGAGACCACGATGCAACCTTGGACTGGCCATTCTCCGGCCAGATCATGCTGGCCGTTGCTCACCCAGACGATTCGTTGTTAACAGTCAAAGAGACAGTCATGTCAGAACCAGATCTAGAAGCTTTCAAGCGACCCATCAAAGACATGATGAATGCTCGAGCTTTCGGCTTCAATGAATTCATTTCCATCTCGCAGGTTCTTGAGAACGGCTACTTGGACGATGATACCTTAATCATACGAATCCAggtcaaaataatttaa
- the Traf6 gene encoding TNF receptor-associated factor 6 isoform X2 → MWLEKRSKSCPIDGAALEDSDLFPDLYTKREILEQRILCPFEGCGISLPLMELDGHMTECSFKENVEPEKEKECSFKAFGCLAVLTNSEDLSKHLQSELHNHMELLVKTCSRLTQPSLAHKAQESEHFWSPSKADEESPAILPQKELIRALYERIVLLEQSNREQEAELRKSQQQVSSLSAELSVCKEHLSRIMHSGEYVWKINKFKLTLNRMLINPTYMYYSPYIYTSAYGYRFRARLNISLQNKNYLALNIHLVSGDHDATLDWPFSGQIMLAVAHPDDSLLTVKETVMSEPDLEAFKRPIKDMMNARAFGFNEFISISQVLENGYLDDDTLIIRIQVKII, encoded by the exons ATGTGGTTAGA GAAGAGGAGTAAAAGTTGTCCTATTGATGGTGCAGCCTTGGAAGATTCAGATTTGTTTCCTGACCTTTACACAAAACGTGAGATTTTAGAGCAACGGATTCTATGTCCGTTCGAGGGCTGTGGCATTTCCCTACCGCTGATGGAACTTGATGGACACATGACAGAGTGCTCCTTCAAA gaaaatgtcgAACCCGAGAAGGAAAAGGAGTGCTCATTCAAAGCTTTTGGTTGTTTAGCAGTTCTTACAAATAGTGAAGATCTTTCAAAGCACCTTCAATCAGAGCTACACAATCATATGGAA CTTCTGGTGAAGACATGCTCGAGGCTCACTCAACCTAGTTTGGCACACAAAGCTCAAGAATCGGAACATTTCTGGAGTCCTTCAAAAGCAGATGAAGAGTCACCTGCAATTCTGCCTCAAAAGGAATTGATCAG GGCTCTCTATGAAAGGATCGTGCTCCTGGAGCAAAGTAATCGTGAACAAGAGGCAGAACTGCGAAAGTCACAACAGCAAGTATCTTCACTGTCTGCTGAATTGAGTGTTTGCAAGGAGCATCTTTCTCGCATCATGCATTCGGGAGAGTATGTTTGGAAGATCAACAAGTTTAAGTTAACTCTGAATAGAATGCTCATAAATCCAACCTACATGTACTACAGTCCATACATTTACACATCTGCCTATGGGTATAG atTTCGGGCAAGATTGAATAtctccttgcaaaataaaaactaccTGGCTTTGAACATTCACCTTGTGTCAGGAGACCACGATGCAACCTTGGACTGGCCATTCTCCGGCCAGATCATGCTGGCCGTTGCTCACCCAGACGATTCGTTGTTAACAGTCAAAGAGACAGTCATGTCAGAACCAGATCTAGAAGCTTTCAAGCGACCCATCAAAGACATGATGAATGCTCGAGCTTTCGGCTTCAATGAATTCATTTCCATCTCGCAGGTTCTTGAGAACGGCTACTTGGACGATGATACCTTAATCATACGAATCCAggtcaaaataatttaa